Genomic DNA from Coregonus clupeaformis isolate EN_2021a chromosome 9, ASM2061545v1, whole genome shotgun sequence:
GAGCTGGATGCCTTTGCCCAGAAGACGGCCAGCAGCCCCCTGTCCATCAAGATCTTTCCATCCAACATCAGAGTGCCGCAGCACAAGCAGCTCAACAGGATGGTCAACGGCCTGGACACCACATGCACCCAGCGCTACACTCACTATTCAGGAGGCTACCAGGGCCTACTGGGCGTTGTAAAGGCCTCCGTCTCTGTAGTCAAAGGCGTGCTGAAAAACTCTGAGGGCAAGAGGACTAAACATTCCCCTGCCCAAACTGCAGTGGCACCATACAACCCTCTCAGTAACAACAGACACGGGCAGCAGAAAGCCTACCACATGGGCTCCTGCAAGCCTCCTGACAGGCCCAATATGTCTGTTCCCTCTAATATCATTGTGGCTGCTTCTGTCATCCCCACCCCGGTAGGGCAGACTCTGGCCCCCCAATCGGACCTGGACGTCCATAACCTGCTGAGGCAGATGAACAGACACTCCTACCCCCACAGCCAGGCCCTGCAGCACGGGGGAGAGGCCCAGCCAAGCCCCTCCCGCCAGGCTGTGGCCGCTGTGGCCTGCTCAGACTCTGGCTTTACCTGGGGAGTAGCGCCCCAGAGTAGCCTGGCATACTCTGGGGCTGTGCTGCCCACCCAGAGCGCAGACATGGCCAAGGCTGGCTACCTGGACAGAGTGGACTATAGCATGTGGCAGCacaaacaacaacagcagcactaCCAACAGGGGGCGCTAAGGATGTACAACAATGCTCAGATGGGCAGCGGGGGAGGGGCCGTGGTCAGCCGCTCTCCAGAGACATGTCTCCCTTTGGCCTGCTCAGCACAGCTCTCCTATAGGCCCCACCCCCTCAGTGCAGGCACTAACGGGGCAGGAGCAGGGATTGGGCAGGACCGGGTTAGCTCCTCCCCTCTGAACTGTGCTGCCATGCATGGGGAGTTCTCTGTGGGCCAGTACTTCGCCCCTCCCTGGAACAGTGTTCTGGTCACCCCGGACAGTGACTGTTACAACCCTCAGGAGCTGGTGCCTGGTTCCTCTATGGGCCGGGCCAGAGACATGGGGCTCTCCCAACCCCACCCTCACCCAAACCATCACCCCAACCCCCAGCTCCACCCCCACCACCATCCTCACCCCCAGGCCTACGGCACAGACCAAAGCCTGGGCCTCTGTTATGGGCTGCCCAGCACCAGCCTGTGCCACACTTCTGTGCTGAGCAGCAGCCTGCAGTCTCTGGAGTGCCTGATCAGTGAGATCCACCCGCCCTGCATCAAGGAGCGTATGCTGGGCCGGGGCTACGAGGCGGTGGGGATGCCACAGCTACTAGACCACAACCTACAACACACCCACATTCAGCTGCCTGTGTTCAGATAAGACCGGATGTGTCCACACAGGGCACTCGGACTGAAATATTCTATATAACAGGAACTCTATGGATGAAGGTGTGTCATTTTGAAGAGACCACCTCAGAATGAGAAACGTACGGTACCTTTTTAtttagcgtgtgtgtgttgtattggtAGAGGGCTATGTGGTTTGAATTTGACCAAGTGTTGTAAACCTTAAAAGGGTAATGATAATCATGACTGACCTGCAGGGTCATCTTATTTGACGTCTTAATGATTTCATTACGGAGGATTTGTTGATCAATCAGAGAATCAGTTCACATCTGCCAGTTGTTCCTCAGAAGATTCCAGTGCTGTGCACCAAGTCAGAATAATGTGTTTTGGAGCTTGTTTTTTTTCCATCTGTCCATTGTTTAATTTTGAAACCATTTAAAAATGTTGTCAATTGAAGTAAGGTGAAAAGGTGATGCGCAGGCAATCCTCCTAATGCCCTTTACAAAGTGCAAAAAAATACAACTGGAAAATGGTATATACTTAGGGTATACAAGGGCCCAACTCCAGGCCTCCAGACTGTCAGCTTGTTTTTATTTAACCCTTACACTTAACTGACCAATAAAGGTCACTGATTATAATGCACTGCTGTAAGAACAGCAGAGAATGGGTTGATTTAGATGTGGAGAAATGTGTCAGGGAACTGTTTTATTTTCAAAAGAAAAACTTAAACTTGAatcttttttttgtatttttgttaGACAACCTGTGTTGGCTGCTAATGGAGAATGTCTTTATATAATGATTgaccttttttgttgttttgtcttctCTTCAATTATTACTGTCTGTTACCACACTGTTGCTAGGCCCCATGTCACAGGCCAGATATCTGATTGCCATCACCTTGATGTTTGATCATTTTAATTTTTTGGAATGACAATTATCATGTTTTACCCAAAACAACACTGGGACATTGAGGACAAGATGTGTCATTTTGATTCTCTGATTTGTTCACATTTTGCTATTCTCTTAGCTTTGGTTGACATTCATCATTCATCATTTAGGTCATCAATCACAAAAACACTACCTTAATCAACAGGAGTCCCCCTGATAGTTTTCCAGAGACAGGAGAACTGCGTTTTCAAACTGAAGGCATGACTATCAAATTGAAGTATTCCATGGTAGATCATTGGTTTACAAATGAGTCGAGTTCACTGGAGAGGTGCCCTTACTGATCACTGGATGCACTGGAGAACAGGCATTTCTTACAGTATAATTCACTGGTTTTCTGTCAATGTTTTCTTTCTGAAAATAAGATGTAGTTTCTTTGTAGTGGTCTATCTGATGCCTGAGAAGTATGGCTATATAAAGAAGCTCTTTATATGTCAGCACTGTCAAAGATAATGACTTTTTTTCTTTTCCACCAGTCAGTCAGGATTTTGTTGGTTGACAATGTACATAACTGACTCCATGATTATGAAGTGCAATTACAATATTTAACAGGTATTTAACTCTACAAACATGTTGAAATTACTACATTTACATGAGTACATGCATAACCCCAGACTCCCATTCCCAATCCCCTATTCTTAATTAAGATTgtcaaataaatattttttttcttctaatccCAGCACTTTGTTTTTGTTTAGGTGTACAAGTTGAAACACTACAGGCAAGAAAGCAGTTAGACTCAACTGCATTCAGATAAAATACAAAGAAGCAAAAATGTTATTTCCAAGTGCTCCGaagtttaattattttattttattattccaGGGTGTgtttcatacagtgcattcggaaagtattcagaccccttccctttttacgcattttgttacattacagccttattctaaaattgattaaataaaaaaatgtcctcatcaatctacacacaataccccataatgacaaagcaaaaacaggtttttagaaatctttgcaaatttataaaaaataaaaaacagaccttatttacataggtattcagaccctttgctatgagactcgaaattgagctctggtgcatcctgtttccattgatcatccttgagatgtttctacaacttgattggagtccacctgtggtaaattcaattgattggacattatttggaaaggcacacacctgtctatataaggtcccacagttcacagtgcatgtcagagcaaaaaccaagccatgaggtcgaaggaattgtctgtagggctccgagacaggattgtgttgaggcacagatctgaggaaggataccaagagtggccagacggaagcaacttctcagtaaaaggcacagcccacttggagtttgccaaaaggcacctaaaggactctcagaccatgagaaacaagattctctggtctgatgaaaccaagattgaactccttggcctgaatgccaagagtcacgtctggaggtaacctggcaccatccctacggtgaagggtggtggaagcatcatgctgtggggatgtttttcagcggcagggactgggagactagtcaggatcgagggaaagaggaacggcacaaagtacagagatccttgatgaaaacctgctcaggacctcagacaggggtgaaggttcaccttccaacaggacaacaaccctaagcatagagccaagacaacgcaggagtggcttcaggccaagtctgaatgtccttgagtggcccagccagagtctggacttgaacccgatcgaacatctctagagagacctgaaaatagctgtgcagcaacgctctccatccaacctgacagagcttgagaggatctgcagagaagaatgggagaaactccccaaatacaggtgtgccaagcttgtagcgtcatatccaagaagacttgagtctgtaatcgctgccaaaggtgcttcaacaaagtactgagtaaagggtctgaatacttatgtaaatgtaatatttcagtaatttattttatatattaaaTTTGCTAATATTtctaaacctatttttgctttgttattatggagtATAGTGTGTAGCTTGAggtgatttaatcaattttagaataaggttgtaacgtaacaaaatgtgaaaaaagtcaaggggtctgaatactttccgaatgcactgttatATGTTGCGAGAGAAAGAAAATGTCGGAGAGAACGTAGAAAGACCCAACATAAACATATTATGTTTCTCTGAGCCTCTTTGGGTCCTCTAAATATTCTCTAGGCTTAGTACAGTGACCCAAATGGTCAGCGGCTAATCAGCTTTCAGTGTGACCCATCTGCTAACAACCCAATCAACCCAGCTCACATCTCTGAGAGCACGTACTAGATCTCAATGTTCTGTACATGTCTTTATCCACACACATCCCCCTTACCACTTTCAGAAGTAATCCAGGATGGACATAGAAGGAAAGAAGACAGCTAGGCAGCACTAGGCTTTGGAGAAAGAAGGAGTATACTGCATATAGGAAGAGGTGGTTGCACTGAAGCCGGCTGCTGAGGTTACATCACTGACCgatataaaaaaaataagaagaaaataaaaatacaacTATTTAGTCATTGGGGTAGCTTGGAGCTAGTGCATCCTTGAaagagtcgtgtgtgtgtgtatatatatatatatggaaatgGAAATCCATAGGCcgcccctcactcctctccctgcGGTGTTGCATTTGTGTGGAAAAATGCATGCTCTCCTCAGGATCAATGCGAAATAATATATTACTTTTAATAATATTTATCATCCCATTATTCAGAAATGGGTTAGCCAACTCTGAATATTTAGCCTGGAGGCTCTGTGCCTTCAGTCCTGGTTCTGCATCATTTCCATGCCCCCATCGTTTTAACTGGCCTATCATTTCCAAAATGTCAGCTCACAAAAGATGTGATGCTACTGTAAATCAGGCATGTCAGTCAGTTTTGCTGAAGGGCCATTTATATTAATGCAAACATCAGGTGAGTCAGACAAgtgttaaaaaaaagaagaaaataaatcaataaaacacCTATGCTTACATATGTAAAAAGCTcacatccacatcgatggggctgtagtagagtgggtcgagagcttcaagttcctctgtgtccacatcactaaggaattaacatgggccactcctcttccctctgaggaggctgaaaagatttggcatgggccttcagatcctcaaagttctacagctgcaccattgaaagcatcttgactggctgaatCACCGTTTGGCACGGCAACTGCATGGCACCCGAGCGCAAGGCGTTGGAGGGTGGTGACTCTATGCTCACACATAGTTACACtgacaccaatacacacacactatatatgcccacacacacacacacacacttgcataccgacgcctcacacacacacacaatttcacactcaccacatacgctgctgctacggtctatcctgttgcctagtcactttaaccctacctacagttgaagtcgaagtttacatacaccttagccaaatacatttaaactcagtttttcacaattcctaacatttatcctagtaaaagttccctgtcttaggtcagttaggatcaccactttattttaagaatgtgaaatgtcagaataatagtagagagaatgatttatttcagcttttatttatttcatcacattcccagtgggtcagaagtttaaatatactcaattagtatttggtagcattgcctttaaattgtttaacttaggtcaaagtttcgggtagccttccacaagcttcccacaataagttgggtgaattttggcccattcctcctgacagagctggtgtaactgagtcaggtttgtaggcctccttgcttacacgctttttcagttctgcccacaaatgttctataggattgaggtcagggctttgtgatggccactccaataccttgactttgttgtcattaggccattttgccacaactttggaagtatgcttggggtcattgtccatttggaagacccatttgcgaccaaggtttaacttcctgactgatgtgttgagatgttgcttcaatatatccacataattttccttcctcatgatgccatctatttagtgaagtgcaccagtccctcctgcagcaaaacacccccacagtatgatgctgccacccccgtgcttcacggttgggatggtgttcttcggcttgcaagcgttcccctttttcctcaaaacataacgatggtcattatggccaaacagttctatttttgtttcatcagaccagaggacatttctccaaaaagtatgatctttgtccccatgtgcagttgcaaactgtagtctggcttttttattttggagcagtggcttcttccttgctgagcggccattcaggttatgccgatataggactcgttttactgtggatatagatacttttgtacctgtttcctccagcatcttcacaaggtcctttgctgttgttgatttgcaaagtacattcatctctaggatacagaacgcgtctccttcctgagcggtataatggctgcgtggtcccatggtgtttatacttgcatactattgtttgtacagatgaacgtggtaccttcaggatttggaaattgctcccaaggatgaaccagacttgtggaggtctacaattttttttctgatttcttttgattttcccatgatgtcaagcaaagaggcactgagtttgaaggtaggccttgaaatacatccacagatacacctccaattgactcaaatgatgtcaattagcctatcagaagcttctaaagccatgacatcattttctggaattttccaagctgtttaaaggcacagtcaacttaagtgaaataatctgtctgtaaacaaatgttggaaaaattacttgtgtcatgcacaaagtacatgtcctaaccgacttgccaaaactatttgtggagtggttgaaaaacgagttttaatgactccaacttaagtgtatgtaaacttccgacttcaactgtatatgtacataggtacctcaattacctcgtactcaTGCACATCAATTCtgcactggtactccctgtatatgttatttttactcgttattcactgtgtatttatttattgtgtcactatttctgtttgtttatctttaactctgcattgttggaaaatgatccgtaagtaagcatttcacttagTTGAAGcatgtttacgaagcatgtgacaaataacatttgattggatttttattttatttgatacatACATGTTAGGCGCACATGGGGGCAGCAATAAATCAGATTGGGGGCTgcatgtttgacacccctgctgtaaaTAGGGGTTGTTGATTAAGCTGTTTCTTCAAAGCGTTTAGGTGTTGAGTACGCCTGTCGTAAAGGTGGAGCTGTCGGTGAGGCCCCGTCTCTGGTGTTTTGTCTGCCTTGCTTGGGGACTTCCCGTCCTGTTCCTCCCTGTCTGTCCTGGTTCCTGGCTGGACCCTGAGGCAGCTGTGGTGATAAACCTGCAGGATTACGGGGCCTGTTTGCCCTGAacagcacacactcacacaggatTAGACGGACAGGAGCCACTCTATCCTCTAGCACCACCACAGTCCCTCAGGGACAGCACCAGAGGGGAGATAATGGAGGAAGAAAGTGAAAGGGAAGACAATGGGGATGAGAGTCAGTGGAATATGGGGAAAGTATTGGGGAAGGTTCTCATTAGAGCAGTCATCCTACTATCCCGACTGCGTAATGCTATTGGAAATAAAGATGCTGAGTAAATGTAGAGAGTGAAAGTGTTCCAGTATTTTATGCCCCTTTATCTACAGCACATACATACTTTACTGTGGGTTATACAATGACATTAGGGTTGATATTTTTCTGTCAGCTGTCCAGCCAAAATTATAATTTTAACAGTCTAGATGAAAATAATAACTTTTTTGACATTTTATCAggtaacaaaaatgtaaatgcctAAATGTCCTTTTCTCTACTGTACTTAGTTTTTTGTTTAGATTACCTAATGTATAATAACTGATATGTACCATGTTTGACTATGAATGTTTTATGTGTCTCAATTCTATTTTAGTGGTCCACAATGTGGTTTATTGTCAATTATTTTATCATTGTGAAGTGACACTTAGAAGAAAAAATGACATAGTAGTTTTTT
This window encodes:
- the LOC121573831 gene encoding protein FAM222A-like, with amino-acid sequence MLACLQRRQQNLSSQRLVCTPKILDAPPQQPQPSTQKSELASMNGPRYPSPAELDAFAQKTASSPLSIKIFPSNIRVPQHKQLNRMVNGLDTTCTQRYTHYSGGYQGLLGVVKASVSVVKGVLKNSEGKRTKHSPAQTAVAPYNPLSNNRHGQQKAYHMGSCKPPDRPNMSVPSNIIVAASVIPTPVGQTLAPQSDLDVHNLLRQMNRHSYPHSQALQHGGEAQPSPSRQAVAAVACSDSGFTWGVAPQSSLAYSGAVLPTQSADMAKAGYLDRVDYSMWQHKQQQQHYQQGALRMYNNAQMGSGGGAVVSRSPETCLPLACSAQLSYRPHPLSAGTNGAGAGIGQDRVSSSPLNCAAMHGEFSVGQYFAPPWNSVLVTPDSDCYNPQELVPGSSMGRARDMGLSQPHPHPNHHPNPQLHPHHHPHPQAYGTDQSLGLCYGLPSTSLCHTSVLSSSLQSLECLISEIHPPCIKERMLGRGYEAVGMPQLLDHNLQHTHIQLPVFR